A genomic segment from Comamonas terrigena NBRC 13299 encodes:
- a CDS encoding SDR family NAD(P)-dependent oxidoreductase, whose protein sequence is MNQYDFAGKVAVVTGGAQGIGLSVVERLLDGGAAVAIWDRDPHALQAAQQKLQAQGTVHTVVTDITNMASVEQASADTTAALGPVSILVNSAGIAGANAPTVDYPDTEWDQVIKVNLHGTFNVNKVLLKGMVSQGYGRVVNVASIAGKEGNPNACAYSASKAGVIALTKSIGKETAGQNISVNAITPAAARTKIFDQMSQQHIDYMLSKIPRGRFVQVDEIASLVGWLVSAENSFTTGAVFDLSGGRATY, encoded by the coding sequence ATGAACCAGTACGACTTCGCAGGCAAGGTGGCAGTGGTCACCGGCGGCGCCCAAGGGATTGGCCTGTCCGTGGTGGAGCGGCTTCTCGACGGCGGTGCGGCTGTGGCCATCTGGGACCGCGACCCCCACGCCCTGCAGGCAGCACAGCAGAAGCTGCAGGCCCAAGGCACCGTGCACACCGTCGTCACCGACATCACGAACATGGCCAGCGTGGAGCAGGCCAGCGCCGACACCACGGCCGCCCTGGGACCGGTGTCCATCCTGGTGAACAGTGCCGGCATTGCGGGCGCCAACGCCCCCACGGTCGACTACCCGGATACGGAATGGGACCAGGTGATCAAGGTGAACCTGCATGGCACGTTCAACGTCAACAAGGTGCTGCTCAAGGGCATGGTGAGCCAGGGCTATGGCCGGGTGGTGAACGTGGCATCCATTGCCGGCAAGGAAGGCAACCCGAATGCCTGTGCCTACAGTGCCTCCAAGGCCGGCGTCATCGCGCTGACCAAGAGCATCGGCAAGGAAACCGCAGGCCAGAACATCTCGGTCAACGCCATCACGCCGGCAGCGGCCCGAACCAAGATCTTCGACCAGATGTCGCAGCAGCACATCGACTACATGCTCTCCAAGATTCCCCGGGGCCGCTTCGTCCAGGTCGACGAGATTGCATCGCTGGTGGGCTGGCTGGTGAGCGCGGAAAACTCGTTCACCACGGGCGCGGTCTTCGATCTCTCCGGCGGCCGGGCGACCTACTGA
- a CDS encoding ureidoglycolate lyase — translation MKLLRYGPAGAEKPGVLDPEGRIRDISSLTADIDGKFLASAAVAQLAAMDLTTLPLVAGQPRLGACVGQIGKFICIGLNYADHAAESNMPIPQEPVVFNKWTSAVVGPNDDVKIPRGSVKTDWEVELGIVIGKTASYIDASQAMEHVAGYCVVNDVSEREYQIERGGTWDKGKGCDTFGPTGPWLVTRDEVPDPHQLRLWLEVDGHRYQDGSTATMIFKVPEIIAYLSRFMTLHPGDVISTGTPPGVGMGIKPAPVYLRAGQTMRLGIDGLGEQQQRVIAA, via the coding sequence ATGAAGTTGTTGCGTTATGGCCCAGCCGGTGCGGAGAAGCCAGGAGTTTTGGACCCGGAAGGTCGCATCCGGGACATCTCCAGCCTGACGGCGGACATTGACGGGAAATTCCTGGCCAGCGCCGCCGTGGCCCAGCTGGCGGCCATGGACCTCACCACCCTGCCGCTGGTGGCCGGCCAGCCACGCCTTGGTGCCTGTGTGGGTCAGATCGGCAAGTTCATCTGCATCGGCCTGAACTATGCCGACCATGCTGCCGAATCGAACATGCCCATCCCCCAGGAGCCCGTGGTCTTCAACAAATGGACCTCGGCCGTTGTCGGCCCCAATGACGACGTCAAGATTCCGCGCGGCTCGGTCAAGACCGACTGGGAAGTGGAGCTGGGCATCGTCATCGGCAAAACCGCGTCCTACATCGACGCCAGCCAGGCCATGGAACACGTGGCGGGCTACTGCGTGGTCAACGATGTGTCGGAACGCGAATACCAGATCGAGCGCGGAGGCACCTGGGACAAGGGCAAGGGTTGCGACACCTTCGGCCCCACCGGGCCCTGGCTGGTCACCCGGGACGAGGTGCCGGATCCGCACCAGCTGCGGCTGTGGCTGGAAGTCGATGGCCACCGCTACCAGGACGGCAGCACCGCTACGATGATTTTCAAGGTGCCCGAAATCATTGCCTACCTCAGCCGCTTCATGACGCTGCACCCCGGCGATGTCATCTCCACCGGCACCCCGCCCGGCGTCGGCATGGGCATCAAGCCAGCACCGGTGTACCTGCGCGCAGGCCAGACCATGCGCCTGGGCATCGACGGCCTGGGTGAACAGCAACAGCGCGTGATTGCCGCGTAA